The proteins below come from a single Hyperolius riggenbachi isolate aHypRig1 chromosome 8, aHypRig1.pri, whole genome shotgun sequence genomic window:
- the LOC137527460 gene encoding lysophosphatidic acid receptor 6-like, whose protein sequence is MSAMLNSSGNFTGCQPQPINPFIPIFLSFIFFIGFVLNCISLWIFWFKVKQWNAMVVLQFNLAITDAMVTPAAPLVVIYGLMDRWTFGVFLCQFKAFALSIHAYGSMYFLALISIFRYLSIARNDKRKVLTTKPFIKKLCLIMWGVMMCQAVPSFFVVETSEVRGVTKCLSIQQTDQTDFFYALLWFTQFFGLLIPFFITLASYSLLIKYLRRVKPMNSLSKVMLSKSVMTIFVTLIIFIICYIPSYVTRFAVIVITSFHRDNCSLLENVENVFNITLTIVATNSLMDPILYCFASDKFRATFTSCCTFYCPFLQRQQHQENMEVSDCGGQTEEPKNIHQTVLLTMDSSERRPVAAVEWEN, encoded by the coding sequence ATGTCTGCGATGTTGAACTCATCTGGGAACTTTACCGGCTGCCAACCACAACCCATCAACCCCTTCATCCCTATCTTCTTAAGCTTCATCTTCTTCATTGGCTTTGTGCTGAACTGTATCAGTTTATGGATCTTTTGGTTCAAAGTTAAGCAATGGAATGCAATGGTGGTTCTCCAGTTCAACTTGGCCATCACTGATGCCATGGTCACTCCAGCTGCTCCTCTGGTCGTAATATATGGCCTGATGGACCGATGGACCTTTGGAGTATTCTTATGTCAGTTCAAAGCCTTCGCACTGAGCATTCACGCGTATGGGAGCATGTATTTCCTCGCCTTAATCAGCATCTTCCGATATCTCTCAATTGCCCGAAATGACAAAAGAAAAGTCTTGACCACAAAACCATTCATCAAAAAACTTTGTCTCATTATGTGGGGTGTAATGATGTGCCAAGCTGTTCCTTCTTTCTTTGTTGTTGAAACTTCTGAAGTCCGTGGAGTTACAAAATGCCTCAGCATCCAGCAGACTGACCAAACAGATTTCTTTTATGCCTTGCTCTGGTTCACCCAGTTCTTTGGGCTTCTCATTCCTTTCTTCATAACCCTGGCCAGTTACAGTCTACTAATTAAGTACCTCCGCAGGGTCAAACCAATGAACTCCCTCAGCAAAGTTATGTTATCCAAGTCAGTGATGACTATATTTGTCACTTTGATTATATTTATCATTTGTTACATTCCCAGCTATGTCACCAGGTTCGCGGTGATCGTCATTACATCATTCCATCGAGACAATTGTTCATTGTTGGAAAATGTTGAGAATGTCTTTAATATCACTTTGACAATTGTGGCAACAAATTCATTAATGGATCCCATACTGTATTGTTTTGCTTCTGATAAATTTAGAGCTACATTTACAAGCTGCTGTACTTTCTACTGTCCTTTTCTGCAAAGACAACAACATCAGGAGAACATGGAAGTCTCTGATTGCGGTGGACAGACTGAAGAACCTAAAAATATTCATCAAACTGTTCTTCTAACTATGGACAGTTCAGAAAGAAGGCCAGTTGCAGCAGTGGAATGGGAAAACTAA